Proteins encoded together in one Calditrichota bacterium window:
- a CDS encoding TonB-dependent receptor, whose translation MIARALILLLFVTAAARAAEKVVPVRTLPEVVIRGIQPGSKQVFSHETIEKTGAHSAAEFLDMVGGISIRKDATSGGQEFARIGGSNTNQVAVLVDGLKISDVGSGESDLSKISVERIESIEVVRGGNGTVAESIGGAILIRTRSPEQDGLRLSGETSETLSTLSATRTWRNNDFTASIDASREQGQGDYRFRITEADGNGPFTAHLGEVFKRDNNHLLRDHVSGRLAQTFGIHEFSGTYSIERAAFGLPGYLAPRPTPEANQDELKRSAQVNWNASTSKIEVQSAAGFQSQQKNYNDSDPYSFLHESHESSSRYSLFSQVSRGTKAISIEADGRLEREALSSGVLTNDQATRNRWRAGTSFTRHIQLAQSAARVASITGFFAVERFGDSQLQSLPGAEVFFANKTSIPFTMGGRYSKAYRAPSFYSLFWNDELLAQGNPDLRPESSIQYEAYAKIGSRGVYSTSLEIDASHNIVKDLIYWRQAFDGRWTPQNLRRATLDNYTVGLKQVAVPNHLEAECSMEWLEARDRSGDRVSDGKYLIYRPLRTLNARVSAEYRQSFVVLESKWVSKQAVLETNSKWLPAYTLVNAEWSQRFRWAGAGWQAALRCANVLNSDYRVIRFAPMPLREYSISLTCDLWSASRGS comes from the coding sequence ATGATTGCGCGTGCGCTCATACTGCTGCTTTTCGTGACGGCCGCGGCACGCGCCGCGGAGAAGGTTGTCCCCGTACGCACGCTTCCTGAAGTGGTGATTCGAGGGATACAACCCGGGTCCAAGCAAGTCTTTTCACACGAGACCATTGAGAAAACCGGCGCACATTCTGCAGCGGAATTCTTAGACATGGTTGGCGGGATTTCGATCCGCAAAGACGCCACCTCGGGAGGACAAGAGTTCGCTCGCATCGGCGGATCGAATACAAATCAAGTTGCAGTGCTGGTAGACGGTCTGAAGATCTCCGACGTCGGCAGTGGTGAAAGCGATCTGTCTAAGATCTCAGTTGAACGCATAGAATCCATTGAAGTCGTGCGCGGTGGAAACGGTACGGTTGCCGAATCTATTGGTGGGGCAATCCTTATTCGAACGAGGTCGCCGGAGCAAGACGGACTCCGCTTATCTGGAGAAACAAGTGAAACGTTATCCACTCTGAGTGCGACTCGCACATGGCGAAACAACGACTTTACGGCTTCCATTGACGCCTCGCGTGAGCAGGGCCAAGGAGACTATCGATTCCGAATTACGGAAGCGGATGGAAACGGACCATTCACCGCGCATTTGGGAGAAGTATTTAAACGGGACAACAATCATCTGTTGCGCGACCACGTTTCCGGAAGACTCGCACAGACCTTCGGAATACATGAGTTCAGCGGGACATATTCAATCGAGCGGGCGGCGTTCGGCTTGCCGGGATACCTCGCTCCGCGCCCCACGCCTGAAGCGAACCAAGATGAGCTTAAGAGAAGCGCCCAAGTGAACTGGAATGCTTCAACAAGCAAGATTGAAGTGCAGTCAGCGGCTGGATTTCAATCTCAGCAGAAGAACTACAACGACTCCGATCCATATAGTTTCTTGCACGAATCGCACGAATCCTCATCCAGATATTCTCTGTTTTCTCAGGTGTCCCGCGGCACAAAAGCGATATCAATTGAAGCCGACGGCCGCTTAGAGCGCGAGGCTCTTTCGAGCGGAGTTTTGACAAATGATCAAGCAACGCGGAATAGATGGCGTGCTGGAACCTCATTTACTCGCCATATTCAACTTGCACAGAGCGCTGCGCGTGTTGCGAGCATAACCGGATTCTTTGCGGTTGAGCGCTTCGGTGATTCGCAATTGCAATCGCTTCCCGGAGCTGAGGTCTTTTTCGCAAACAAGACAAGTATCCCCTTCACCATGGGGGGGCGGTACTCGAAGGCATATAGAGCTCCGAGCTTCTACTCTCTGTTCTGGAATGACGAATTGCTCGCGCAAGGAAATCCGGATTTGCGCCCGGAGTCATCGATCCAATATGAGGCTTACGCGAAAATCGGATCGCGCGGAGTCTATTCAACGTCTCTCGAAATCGATGCCTCGCACAACATTGTGAAGGACCTGATCTACTGGAGGCAAGCCTTTGACGGACGTTGGACTCCGCAGAATCTGCGACGCGCGACGCTCGACAACTACACAGTAGGCCTGAAACAAGTTGCAGTTCCAAATCATCTCGAAGCGGAATGCTCAATGGAATGGCTTGAAGCTCGTGATCGAAGCGGCGATCGCGTTTCCGACGGGAAATACCTCATCTATCGGCCATTGCGGACTCTTAATGCACGCGTTTCGGCAGAATATCGACAGTCCTTCGTGGTCCTCGAGTCCAAGTGGGTAAGCAAACAAGCGGTGCTCGAAACAAATTCTAAGTGGCTTCCGGCTTACACGCTTGTTAATGCGGAGTGGTCTCAGCGATTTCGCTGGGCGGGAGCCGGTTGGCAAGCAGCGCTTCGTTGTGCGAATGTCCTGAATTCAGACTATCGTGTGATCCGGTTCGCGCCCATGCCGCTTCGTGAGTACTCAATTTCCTTAACATGCGATCTTTGGAGCGCTTCACGTGGTTCTTAG
- a CDS encoding T9SS type A sorting domain-containing protein yields the protein MVLSFLILFLASMLNAATIYVVNGLDESLGWINTQTGQYEAHAVTLGNIPNDVAVTEEKLFVVNTGFNTLQVIDRHSLTTLREIELTGTVNPWAVAVLDHEHVVVTGSVSGTLTIVNFATGVIDTTFATGVGPQSVAVRDQRIFVLNTGVAFPSYGNGYLMIYDPGTFALTDSVSLGVNAQYMEFVGNEVHVACTGNYGDIPGEIDIVDLTNHSNRSSLGCGGTPGAVSVFRNEAFVAAGGWGNEGYVFKYSVETRALINDSDNPIFCGVGASDIQALSDGSFAVSCFSDATVEIRSSSGELLVTYDMSAGPGAICIWWDELDDSPPHLQDVSEFEILRAFPNPFNSTVAFDLKGQIHTSAELRIFDLCGRQVAELPLAVGQNRVFWDAHDGAGQEVAAGAYFVSLKGENERTAKKILYLK from the coding sequence GTGGTTCTTAGCTTCCTGATTCTTTTTTTGGCAAGTATGCTGAATGCGGCAACGATCTATGTGGTAAATGGGCTGGACGAAAGCCTTGGATGGATAAACACTCAGACGGGGCAATACGAGGCGCACGCCGTTACACTCGGTAACATCCCGAACGACGTGGCCGTGACTGAAGAAAAGTTGTTTGTCGTAAATACCGGATTCAATACTCTGCAGGTCATAGACCGGCATTCATTGACAACGCTGAGAGAGATCGAGTTGACTGGAACCGTAAATCCGTGGGCCGTCGCGGTGCTGGATCACGAGCATGTTGTTGTCACGGGGTCGGTCAGCGGCACTTTGACCATCGTAAATTTTGCGACCGGAGTGATTGACACGACGTTTGCCACGGGTGTTGGTCCGCAATCCGTTGCGGTGCGGGACCAAAGGATCTTTGTGCTGAACACTGGCGTCGCGTTCCCGTCTTATGGCAATGGATATTTGATGATCTATGACCCCGGAACATTTGCACTAACGGACTCTGTTAGTTTGGGAGTAAACGCGCAATATATGGAGTTTGTTGGAAATGAAGTTCATGTCGCCTGCACCGGGAATTACGGCGATATTCCCGGCGAAATAGACATAGTCGATCTGACAAATCACTCGAACCGTTCTTCGCTTGGTTGCGGCGGAACTCCCGGAGCTGTCTCGGTGTTTCGCAATGAGGCTTTCGTTGCTGCAGGAGGGTGGGGGAATGAAGGCTACGTATTCAAATACAGTGTTGAAACCAGAGCACTGATAAATGACAGCGACAATCCCATATTTTGCGGAGTGGGAGCCAGCGATATCCAAGCGCTGTCCGATGGCAGTTTTGCGGTGTCATGTTTTTCCGATGCGACGGTAGAAATTCGCAGTTCATCTGGAGAGCTTCTCGTTACGTACGATATGTCCGCTGGGCCGGGTGCGATTTGTATCTGGTGGGATGAGCTCGATGATAGCCCGCCGCACCTTCAAGACGTATCAGAGTTTGAGATACTCAGAGCTTTTCCAAACCCCTTCAACAGTACAGTGGCCTTCGACCTTAAGGGGCAGATTCATACCTCGGCGGAGCTAAGAATTTTCGACTTATGTGGACGACAGGTTGCAGAACTCCCCCTGGCAGTTGGACAAAACAGGGTCTTTTGGGACGCCCATGATGGGGCCGGGCAAGAGGTCGCTGCAGGGGCATACTTTGTTAGCCTGAAGGGAGAAAATGAACGAACCGCAAAGAAAATACTATATCTTAAATAA
- the trpS gene encoding tryptophan--tRNA ligase, producing MSTSKKRILSGMRPTGRLHLGNYVGALENWVRLQDSFENFHLVADWHTLTTDFEHTRQIPENIHEMVTDWLAAGIDPEKSPIFVQSQIKAHAELYLILNMIISTGRLERNPTLKDQVRDLGLEDAVTAGHLTYPVLQAADIMMYKGEVVPVGEDQLPHIEVTRELARRFNNLYAPGHPVFPEPEGLLTQFPRLQGLDGKRMSKSVGNTILLADSPDEISSKLRKAVTDPLKVRKNDPGRPDVCLVFGYHKKFNEAETPELRSGCESGALGCVDCKKRCAAKIIEHLAPIHERRRNLEANPGRVAEVLQMGKERATKVADQTMSEVHNTMGFGA from the coding sequence ATGAGCACCAGCAAGAAACGTATTCTATCCGGAATGAGGCCTACCGGCCGACTTCACCTTGGAAATTACGTCGGCGCTCTCGAAAATTGGGTTCGCTTGCAGGATAGCTTTGAGAATTTTCACCTCGTTGCCGATTGGCATACGTTGACCACGGATTTCGAGCATACCCGCCAAATTCCCGAGAATATTCACGAGATGGTCACCGATTGGCTGGCCGCCGGAATAGACCCTGAAAAAAGTCCGATTTTTGTGCAGTCGCAGATCAAAGCGCATGCCGAGCTTTATTTGATACTGAACATGATTATCTCCACCGGACGCTTGGAGCGCAATCCTACTCTAAAGGACCAGGTTCGCGATTTAGGTTTGGAGGACGCCGTTACTGCTGGACACCTAACGTACCCAGTTTTGCAAGCAGCGGACATCATGATGTACAAAGGCGAGGTTGTCCCGGTCGGTGAAGACCAGTTGCCGCATATCGAAGTCACGCGCGAACTTGCTCGTCGTTTCAACAATCTGTATGCGCCTGGGCATCCAGTGTTTCCGGAACCGGAAGGGCTGTTGACGCAGTTTCCGCGACTGCAAGGATTGGATGGCAAACGCATGTCCAAGTCGGTTGGAAATACAATTCTGCTGGCCGATTCGCCCGACGAGATTTCAAGTAAACTTCGCAAGGCCGTCACCGATCCGCTTAAGGTTCGCAAGAATGATCCCGGCCGTCCGGATGTCTGCTTGGTCTTTGGTTACCACAAGAAATTTAACGAAGCAGAAACGCCTGAGCTTCGATCCGGCTGTGAAAGCGGCGCCTTGGGATGTGTAGATTGTAAGAAACGCTGCGCCGCAAAGATTATCGAACATCTTGCGCCAATCCATGAGCGCCGCAGAAATCTTGAAGCCAATCCCGGTCGCGTGGCCGAAGTGCTTCAGATGGGAAAAGAGCGGGCGACGAAAGTGGCGGATCAAACTATGTCCGAAGTTCACAATACGATGGGATTCGGCGCATGA
- a CDS encoding segregation/condensation protein A gives MSMWQVKLPRFEGPLDLLLFLVTRKEYDILDLPMAEITESYLEALDSIGVDNLEDAGEYLLMAATLLSIKVRMLLPHTEAHEAIELDDPRRELVNRLQIYSRIKEAAEDLGKLEMDMYDRKPLAREAVSDETRPEGTELLFPISIYDLARAMEEILARRESKVFHEVKLLKVSVEERVQWVMTNLSRLERFALLEQLRSIPDRIVWVATLLALLELARQGKVKLDQNQPFEEIYVARPEAAEIQAA, from the coding sequence ATGAGCATGTGGCAAGTTAAACTGCCGCGCTTTGAAGGCCCGCTTGATTTGCTGCTCTTTTTGGTCACGCGCAAAGAATACGACATTCTTGATCTTCCTATGGCTGAGATCACTGAGTCGTATCTTGAAGCGCTCGATTCTATCGGTGTAGACAATCTGGAAGATGCTGGCGAGTACTTGTTGATGGCCGCGACTCTGCTGTCGATCAAAGTTAGGATGCTCTTGCCGCACACAGAAGCGCACGAAGCGATCGAGCTTGATGATCCCCGCCGTGAGTTGGTCAACAGACTCCAAATCTATTCTCGCATCAAAGAAGCGGCAGAGGATTTGGGCAAGCTCGAGATGGATATGTATGATCGCAAGCCGCTTGCACGCGAAGCGGTTTCAGATGAGACACGTCCTGAAGGAACGGAACTTTTGTTCCCGATATCGATATATGATCTCGCCCGCGCCATGGAGGAGATTCTCGCCCGCCGTGAATCGAAGGTCTTTCACGAAGTCAAACTCCTCAAGGTGTCTGTCGAGGAGCGTGTACAATGGGTGATGACGAATCTCAGTCGTTTGGAACGGTTTGCTTTACTTGAACAGCTTCGGTCAATTCCCGACAGGATAGTCTGGGTTGCGACGCTGCTTGCCTTGCTGGAGTTGGCGCGGCAAGGCAAAGTCAAGCTGGATCAAAATCAACCCTTTGAAGAAATTTACGTGGCCCGACCTGAGGCCGCTGAAATACAGGCCGCTTAA
- the scpB gene encoding SMC-Scp complex subunit ScpB, with translation MPFSEEEYNQFEDEQESSEPEEFEGEDESTDESDEDVRTRRRMSQLEALLLASTEPLTEAAFVNAVGKRAKGKLPDLVTALNHEYETQQRSFEILQVAGGYMLFTRPEHGDLLRRFLAEKARTKLSRAALESLAVIAFRGPVTRVDIDEIRGVDSGGVLRNLLDRRLIRVKGRAELVGRPLLYEITDEFLKYFGVTSVSDLPRHAELTRELGELRAAEQEQESLLLDAPEETLPEETEDTQDTPKSGNGHHKLTTKNISEDSE, from the coding sequence ATGCCCTTTTCGGAAGAAGAATACAACCAATTCGAAGACGAACAAGAGTCGTCTGAGCCTGAAGAATTCGAAGGCGAAGACGAGTCCACGGACGAATCGGATGAGGACGTCCGCACAAGACGACGCATGTCGCAGCTTGAAGCTTTGCTTTTGGCCAGCACGGAGCCTCTGACGGAAGCGGCATTCGTGAATGCTGTGGGCAAACGCGCAAAAGGCAAACTTCCGGATTTGGTGACCGCTTTGAATCACGAGTACGAAACGCAACAGCGCTCATTCGAGATTCTTCAAGTTGCCGGCGGCTACATGCTGTTTACGCGCCCCGAGCACGGCGATTTGCTTAGGCGGTTCTTGGCCGAGAAGGCCCGCACAAAGCTGTCACGAGCGGCACTCGAGTCACTCGCGGTAATCGCTTTTCGCGGCCCTGTTACACGTGTAGACATCGACGAAATCAGGGGCGTTGACTCCGGCGGCGTATTGCGGAATTTGCTTGATCGCAGACTCATTCGCGTTAAGGGCCGTGCGGAGTTGGTGGGACGTCCATTGCTCTATGAAATTACTGATGAATTCCTAAAATACTTCGGAGTAACCAGTGTTTCGGATTTGCCGAGACACGCCGAGCTGACTCGCGAATTAGGCGAGCTGCGGGCCGCGGAGCAAGAACAAGAGAGCCTCTTGCTTGACGCGCCTGAAGAAACTTTGCCGGAGGAGACGGAGGACACGCAAGACACTCCGAAATCCGGCAATGGTCATCACAAGCTGACCACAAAGAACATATCGGAAGACAGCGAGTAA
- a CDS encoding short-chain dehydrogenase, whose protein sequence is MNIKNSRILVLGGWGLVGVAVCKRLLAQKPSYLAVLSLREHEAKDAVSELQPFRGGCEVVAEWGDIFLTSKLKDHSRPEILDDADLRRQFVDGVFEKPSEDRLKSFFLYQIIAKHKPDIIIDSVNSATGLAYQDTYTAYYDVREAMDSAGGKATADSIRSQVEKLVSTISIPQLIRHLQVLNEACRTHSVRMYVKVGTTGTGGMGLNIPYTHSEDRPSGQLLSKSSLAGAHSLLLFLMGRTPGSPYVKEIKPAAVIAWKKIAYGEIRRGGKPIPLFDCDPQSPVTLGPVFKRLDNSAGTEKQENLKAVYIDTGENGIFSTEEFFTITAAEQMEFVTPEEIAHSVVTEIEGGNSGFDVVGALDAVVMGPTYRAGILRKAALDEMVRLEQKSGSRSIAFEMLGPPHLSKLLYEAYLIWLAFPNVLGFCRKSENECSEALLNVVKSNDTLRATILSIGVPILLPDGKQILRGPEVKIPPYAGSNEFKVDDTSLNEWAKKGWVDLRPANMKLWQQRIEKHLQFDDEENRQDSSSGYPWPSRFEGESDSHFVGKIVTQIFIDEENGGRIKA, encoded by the coding sequence ATGAATATTAAAAACAGTAGAATTCTCGTTTTGGGCGGTTGGGGACTGGTTGGTGTTGCAGTATGCAAGAGACTATTGGCGCAGAAGCCGTCCTATTTGGCGGTTTTGTCACTGCGCGAGCATGAAGCGAAGGACGCTGTGTCAGAGCTTCAGCCTTTTAGGGGTGGTTGTGAGGTCGTTGCCGAATGGGGCGACATTTTCTTGACATCCAAACTTAAGGACCATTCGCGTCCGGAGATTTTGGACGATGCAGACTTGCGCAGACAATTTGTGGATGGCGTCTTTGAAAAGCCGTCGGAAGACAGACTCAAGTCTTTCTTTCTCTATCAAATTATCGCGAAGCACAAGCCAGACATTATTATCGACAGCGTGAATTCGGCGACGGGGCTTGCCTATCAAGACACGTATACGGCGTACTACGATGTTCGTGAGGCGATGGACAGCGCGGGCGGCAAGGCTACCGCGGACAGCATTCGGTCCCAAGTCGAAAAACTGGTCAGCACGATCAGTATTCCCCAATTGATTAGGCATTTGCAAGTTTTGAACGAAGCATGCCGCACTCATAGTGTCCGTATGTACGTGAAAGTCGGAACTACTGGCACGGGCGGCATGGGATTGAATATTCCTTATACTCACTCCGAAGACAGACCGTCTGGGCAACTGCTCAGCAAGTCTTCTTTGGCGGGAGCGCACAGCTTGCTTTTGTTCTTGATGGGGCGGACGCCGGGTTCTCCTTATGTTAAAGAGATCAAACCCGCTGCGGTTATTGCGTGGAAAAAGATTGCTTACGGCGAGATTCGTCGTGGCGGCAAACCCATTCCACTCTTTGATTGTGATCCGCAATCCCCGGTTACGCTGGGTCCTGTTTTCAAACGTTTGGACAATTCGGCTGGAACGGAGAAGCAGGAAAACTTGAAGGCGGTCTACATAGACACCGGCGAGAACGGAATTTTCTCGACCGAAGAGTTTTTTACGATTACCGCGGCGGAGCAGATGGAGTTTGTGACGCCCGAGGAAATCGCGCATTCGGTCGTAACGGAAATCGAAGGCGGCAACAGCGGATTTGATGTCGTTGGCGCGCTGGATGCGGTCGTCATGGGTCCGACATACCGCGCCGGCATCCTTCGCAAAGCGGCGCTCGACGAAATGGTTCGACTTGAGCAAAAATCCGGCAGCCGCAGCATCGCATTTGAGATGCTTGGACCTCCGCATCTATCCAAACTACTTTACGAAGCCTATTTGATTTGGTTGGCTTTTCCGAATGTTCTCGGTTTTTGTCGCAAGTCCGAAAACGAATGCTCGGAAGCGTTGTTGAATGTCGTCAAATCCAACGATACGTTGCGGGCGACCATTTTGTCGATCGGAGTGCCGATTCTTTTGCCTGACGGCAAACAGATTCTTCGTGGGCCGGAAGTCAAGATCCCTCCGTATGCAGGCTCGAACGAGTTCAAGGTCGACGATACGAGTTTAAACGAGTGGGCCAAGAAGGGTTGGGTAGACCTTCGTCCTGCCAACATGAAACTCTGGCAGCAGCGAATCGAGAAACACTTGCAGTTCGACGACGAAGAGAATCGTCAAGATTCTTCGTCAGGTTATCCGTGGCCCAGCCGCTTCGAGGGTGAGAGTGATTCTCATTTCGTCGGCAAGATCGTCACGCAGATTTTTATTGACGAAGAGAACGGCGGACGCATAAAGGCATGA